A DNA window from Camelina sativa cultivar DH55 chromosome 17, Cs, whole genome shotgun sequence contains the following coding sequences:
- the LOC104755214 gene encoding uncharacterized protein LOC104755214, which yields MDPCPFIRLTIGNLALKVPLAAKTTSSVVHPSSSPCFCKIKLKNFPPQTAAIPYIPLETTQFPEIQTLAATFHLSSSDIERLASRSIFASKPCLKILIYTGRAGAACGVHSGRLLAKVSVPLDLSGTQSKPCVVFHNGWISVGKGAGKSSSSAQFHLNVKAEPDPRFVFQFDGEPECSPQVVQIQGNIRQPVFTCKFSFRHTGDRTQRSRSLPTDTSVSRSWLNSFGSERERPGKERKGWSITVHDLSGSPVAMASIVTPFVASPGSDRVSRSNPGSWLILRPGDCTWRPWGRLEAWRERGGATDGLGYRFELIPDGSSGAGIVLAESTISSHKGGKFSIELGSSSSSSPTGGVNRSRSRRGGSGGSGGGASPANSPRGGSGDYGYGLWPWNVYKGFVMSASVEGEGKCSKPCVEVSVQHVSCMEDAAAYVALSAAIDLSMDACRLFNQRMRKELCHESLS from the exons ATGGATCCATGTCCGTTCATCCGTCTCACGATCGGGAATCTAGCTTTGAAAGTTCCGTTAGCGGCGAAGACGACGAGCTCCGTCGTCCACCCTTCGTCTTCTCCTTGCTTCTGtaaaatcaaactcaaaaactTCCCGCCGCAAACCGCCGCAATCCCGTACATTCCTCTGGAAACAACTCAGTTCCCGGAGATCCAAACCCTAGCCGCCACTTTCCACCTCAGTAGCTCCGATATCGAACGGTTAGCTTCCAGATCTATCTTCGCCTCTAAGCCTTGCCTTAAGATTTTGATCTACACGGGAAGAGCCGGAGCTGCTTGCGGTGTACACTCCGGTCGTCTCCTGGCGAAAGTCTCCGTACCGTTGGATCTATCCGGTACGCAATCGAAACCGTGCGTCGTCTTCCACAACGGATGGATATCAGTAGGAAAAGGAGCTGGGAAATCTTCGTCGTCGGCTCAGTTTCACCTGAATGTGAAGGCGGAGCCTGATCCTAGATTCGTTTTTCAGTTCGACGGTGAACCTGAATGTAGTCCTCAAGTCGTTCAGATTCAAGGCAATATCCGTCAACCGGTTTTCACATGCAAATTCAGTTTCCGGCACACCGGTGATCGTACTCAGAGATCAAG ATCGTTGCCGACGGACACAAGTGTTTCACGGAGCTGGCTAAACTCGTTTGGGAGCGAGAGAGAACGTCcagggaaagagagaaaaggatgGTCAATAACGGTCCATGACTTGTCTGGTTCGCCGGTGGCCATGGCGTCAATAGTAACTCCGTTCGTTGCATCTCCTGGAAGCGATCGTGTGAGTAGGTCAAACCCGGGGTCGTGGCTCATCTTACGTCCTGGAGATTGTACCTGGAGACCGTGGGGGAGACTTGAGGCATGGCGGGAACGAGGTGGAGCTACTGATGGTCTTGGGTACAGGTTTGAACTCATCCCAGACGGATCTAGCGGGGCAGGGATCGTGCTTGCGGAGTCAACCATAAGTTCTCACAAAGGTGGGAAGTTTTCGATAGAGTTGGGATCGTCGTCTTCATCGTCGCCAACAGGTGGAGTGAACCGATCGAGAAGCCGTAGAGGTGGGAGCGGAGGAAGTGGTGGTGGAGCATCGCCGGCGAATAGTCCGAGAGGAGGGAGTGGTGATTATGGATACGGGTTGTGGCCGTGGAACGTGTACAAAGGGTTTGTGATGTCAGCAAGTGTGGAAGGTGAAGGAAAATGTAGTAAGCCTTGTGTAGAGGTTAGTGTGCAGCACGTTAGCTGTATGGAAGATGCGGCTGCTTACGTGGCGCTCTCTGCAGCCATTGATCTTAGTATGGATGCTTGCAGATTGTTTAATCAACGGATGAGGAAAGAGCTTTGCCATGAGTCGTTGAGCTGA
- the LOC104755216 gene encoding ergosterol biosynthetic protein 28 produces the protein MKALGYWLMVVGSLRLASVWFGFFNIWALRLAVFSQTTMSEVHGRTFGVWTLLTCTLCFLCAFNPENKPLYLATFLSFIYALGHFLTEYLFYHTMTIANLSTVAFFAGTSIVWMLVEWNSLEQPHTKLS, from the exons ATGAAGGCGTTAGGGTATTGGTTAATGGTGGTTGGTTCACTGAGACTAGCttctgtttggtttggtttcttcaaCATCTGGGCTCTTCGTCTCGCTGTCTTCTCTCAGACCACCA TGAGTGAAGTTCATGGACGTACATTCGGAGTATGGACACTCTTGACCTGCACTCTCTGCTTTCTTTGTGCATTCAACCCTGAAAACAAACCATTATACTTGGCTACCTTTCTATCATTTATCTATGCCTTAGGCCATTTTCTGACCGAATACCTCTTTTACCACACGATGACCATCGCGAATCTTTCAACTGTGGCCTTCTTTGCAG GCACTTCGATTGTGTGGATGCTCGTGGAGTGGAATTCCCTTGAACAACCACACACCAAACTTTCATGA
- the LOC104755215 gene encoding putative lipase ROG1 isoform X1, which yields MEEKDCVITRNTEEDMHVVGSDLEGTGGESKKTKRSGKSGDKETKKKKKYWMGCLRAESDESGNVDLTVDFPGERTEPTHLVVMVNGLIGSAQNWRFAAKQMLKTYPQGLLVHCSRRNHSTQTFGGVDVMGERLAEEVRSVIKRHPSLKKISFVGHSLGGLVARYAIGRLYEQESREELPQNSEDIGDTCPVEEPKERIAGLEPMYFITSATPHLGSRGHKQVPLFSGSHTLERIATRMSWCLGKTGKHLFLVDSDDGKPPLLLRMVSDSRDLKFISALHCFKRRIAYANTSFDHLVGWSTSSIRRRNELPKLQRGPVNEKYPHIVNIEPPDTARNHEEDQSGSNSNGFKKFDMEEEMIRELTKVSWERVDVSFRGTLQRFLAHNTIQVKTKMINSAGADVIQHMIDNFEP from the exons ATGGAAGAAAAAGATTGCGTGATTACAAGAAACACAGAAGAAGATATGCATGTTGTTGGTAGTGATCTCGAAGGAACCGGTGGTGAGtcaaagaagacgaagagaagcGGGAAGAGTGGGGAtaaagagacgaagaagaagaagaagtattggATGGGTTGTCTCAGAGCTGAATCAGACGAGAGTGGTAACGTCGATTTGACTGTTGATTTCCCTGGCGAACGCACTGAGCCGACTCACCTAGTCGTCATGGTCAACGGTCTCATTGGCAG TGCTCAGAATTGGAGATTCGCCGCGAAGCAGATGCTCAAAACGTATCCTCAGGGTCTCCTCGTTCACT GCAGTAGGCGCAACCATTCTACACAAACATTTGGTGGTGTTGATGTTATGGGAGAAAGATTAGCTGAAGAG GTTAGGTCGGTGATCAAACGTCACCCAAGTCTCAAGAAGATCTCCTTTGTAGGACATTCTTTAGGTGGCTTGGTTGCTAGGTATGCTATCGGGCGTCTTTATGAACAAGAATCTCGAGAAGAGCTTCCACAAAACAGTGAGGACATTGGTGATACATGCCCTGTAGAGGAACCGAAAGAGAGAATCGCTGGATTGGAGCCTATGTATTTTATTACTTCTGCAACGCCACACCTTGGTTCAAGAGGACATAAGCAG GTCCCGTTGTTTTCTGGATCTCACACTTTGGAGAGAATAGCTACACGTATGTCCTGGTGTCTTGGTAAAACGGGAAAACATCTTTTTCTGGTTGATAGTGATGATGGAAAGCCTCCGTTACTCCTCCGAATGGTTAGTGATTCTAGAGATCTTAAATTCAT TTCTGCTTTGCATTGCTTCAAGCGGCGTATTGCTTATGCAAATACAAGTTTCGACC ACCTTGTGGGGTGGAGCACATCCTCTATTAGACGTCGCAACGAGCTTCCTAAG CTTCAACGCGGTCCAGTCAACGAGAAGTATCCTCACATTGTGAACATTGAACCACCGGATACTGCAAGGAACCATGAGGAAGATCAATCAGGGAGCAATTCAAACGGGTTCAAGAAGTTCGATATGGAAG aggaGATGATAAGAGAATTAACAAAAGTGAGCTGGGAACGAGTTGATGTTAGTTTCAGAGGAACTCTGCAAAGATTTCTCGCTCACAATACCATTCAG gtaaaaacaaagatgatcaATTCAGCTGGAGCAGATGTTATACAACACATGATTGACAATTTTGAGCCATAG
- the LOC104755215 gene encoding putative lipase ROG1 isoform X2, with the protein MEEKDCVITRNTEEDMHVVGSDLEGTGGESKKTKRSGKSGDKETKKKKKYWMGCLRAESDESGNVDLTVDFPGERTEPTHLVVMVNGLIGSAQNWRFAAKQMLKTYPQGLLVHCSRRNHSTQTFGGVDVMGERLAEEVRSVIKRHPSLKKISFVGHSLGGLVARYAIGRLYEQESREELPQNSEDIGDTCPVEEPKERIAGLEPMYFITSATPHLGSRGHKQVPLFSGSHTLERIATRMSWCLGKTGKHLFLVDSDDGKPPLLLRMVSDSRDLKFISALHCFKRRIAYANTSFDHLVGWSTSSIRRRNELPKLQRGPVNEKYPHIVNIEPPDTARNHEEDQSGSNSNGFKKFDMEEEMIRELTKVSWERVDVSFRGTLQRFLAHNTIQASKNKDDQFSWSRCYTTHD; encoded by the exons ATGGAAGAAAAAGATTGCGTGATTACAAGAAACACAGAAGAAGATATGCATGTTGTTGGTAGTGATCTCGAAGGAACCGGTGGTGAGtcaaagaagacgaagagaagcGGGAAGAGTGGGGAtaaagagacgaagaagaagaagaagtattggATGGGTTGTCTCAGAGCTGAATCAGACGAGAGTGGTAACGTCGATTTGACTGTTGATTTCCCTGGCGAACGCACTGAGCCGACTCACCTAGTCGTCATGGTCAACGGTCTCATTGGCAG TGCTCAGAATTGGAGATTCGCCGCGAAGCAGATGCTCAAAACGTATCCTCAGGGTCTCCTCGTTCACT GCAGTAGGCGCAACCATTCTACACAAACATTTGGTGGTGTTGATGTTATGGGAGAAAGATTAGCTGAAGAG GTTAGGTCGGTGATCAAACGTCACCCAAGTCTCAAGAAGATCTCCTTTGTAGGACATTCTTTAGGTGGCTTGGTTGCTAGGTATGCTATCGGGCGTCTTTATGAACAAGAATCTCGAGAAGAGCTTCCACAAAACAGTGAGGACATTGGTGATACATGCCCTGTAGAGGAACCGAAAGAGAGAATCGCTGGATTGGAGCCTATGTATTTTATTACTTCTGCAACGCCACACCTTGGTTCAAGAGGACATAAGCAG GTCCCGTTGTTTTCTGGATCTCACACTTTGGAGAGAATAGCTACACGTATGTCCTGGTGTCTTGGTAAAACGGGAAAACATCTTTTTCTGGTTGATAGTGATGATGGAAAGCCTCCGTTACTCCTCCGAATGGTTAGTGATTCTAGAGATCTTAAATTCAT TTCTGCTTTGCATTGCTTCAAGCGGCGTATTGCTTATGCAAATACAAGTTTCGACC ACCTTGTGGGGTGGAGCACATCCTCTATTAGACGTCGCAACGAGCTTCCTAAG CTTCAACGCGGTCCAGTCAACGAGAAGTATCCTCACATTGTGAACATTGAACCACCGGATACTGCAAGGAACCATGAGGAAGATCAATCAGGGAGCAATTCAAACGGGTTCAAGAAGTTCGATATGGAAG aggaGATGATAAGAGAATTAACAAAAGTGAGCTGGGAACGAGTTGATGTTAGTTTCAGAGGAACTCTGCAAAGATTTCTCGCTCACAATACCATTCAGGCAA gtaaaaacaaagatgatcaATTCAGCTGGAGCAGATGTTATACAACACATGATTGA